A genomic window from Salvia miltiorrhiza cultivar Shanhuang (shh) chromosome 5, IMPLAD_Smil_shh, whole genome shotgun sequence includes:
- the LOC131024496 gene encoding probable protein phosphatase 2C 8, with the protein MIKSFKASHSHATEMRKGCRKRDGEGPSESRSRPLKYGYVSILGRRRVMEDSVIVMPPRRLPCGYSFFAAHGCGGPKLVETCTDKLHQCLEKRMAEAVEEEGLAWDKLVMDCFTSMYEDWGGLLKFTAVLDLPDKDEMLLVNCGGSRALLWTGGVALPLWTQADEADERVEALIMSDGECVRGSAPEVRVMRRNGDSFLIIANDGLWNVVEKHTACEVVRECLAGKIKSWPSEGGDGVSHAAAMLAELAIAKGSKDNITIVLLHLN; encoded by the exons ATGATTAAATCATTTAAAGCAAGCCATTCACATGCAACAGAAATGCGAAAGGGCTGCCGGAAAAGAGACGGAGAAGGGCCGTCGGAGAGCAGAAGCCGCCCCTTGAAATATGGATACGTCTCCATTCTGGGGCGGCGGAGAGTGATGGAGGATTCGGTGATAGTGATGCCGCCGCGGAGGTTACCCTGCGGCTACTCATTTTTCGCAGCTCACGGCTGCGGCGGACCCAAGCTGGTGGAAACGTGCACCGACAAGCTGCATCAGTGCTTGGAGAAGCGCATGGCGGAGGCAGTGGAGGAGGAGGGGCTCGCTTGGGACAAATTAGTGATGGACTGCTTTACTTCTATGTATGAGGACTGGGGCGGCCTGCTCAAGTTCACGGCGGTGCTGGACCTGCCTGACAAGGACGAGATGTTGCTCGTCAATTGCGGTGGTTCCAGGGCGCTGCTTTGGACTGGTGGAGTGGCTCTGCCTTTGTGGACTCAG GCTGATGAAGCGGATGAGAGAGTTGAAGCTCTGATCATGA GTGATGGTGAATGTGTGAGAGGGTCGGCGCCTGAGGTTCGGGTGATGAGGCGAAACGGCGACAGCTTCCTAATTATAGCGAATGATGGTCTGTGGAATGTGGTTGAGAAACACACAGCTTGTGAGGTAGTGAGGGAGTGTCTTGCTGGCAAAATAAAGAGCTGGCCTTCCGAAGGCGGCGACGGCGTATCGCACGCCGCTGCAATGCTAGCTGAGCTCGCAATTGCTAAGGGCAGCAAAGACAACATCACCATCGTTCTTCTACACCTCAACTAA